In Bifidobacterium actinocoloniiforme DSM 22766, a genomic segment contains:
- a CDS encoding IclR family transcriptional regulator, protein MAATQDSGKVPRSGVLKRAFAILDCFTSEQPTLTLTQIMQRTGLPASTTSRLLKELTTSQALTRDRFGAYSIGTRLMEIAQYAQPMLNIRELASPILDKLASMTDEHIQLGTLDGLEMTVLDRREGKHKIPIYYHIGDRLPLVPTAVGRTLLAYASTETIDLILNDEQFTWPTWQTPRPPAGLVRQDLERIRHQQVALLKVPDAAVHSVASPIFGKTGSVIAAIGIVVNASEHQLESYVPIIKAGARAITRRVTSPKPCRVLPPWEGN, encoded by the coding sequence ATGGCAGCAACTCAAGATTCCGGCAAAGTCCCGCGGAGTGGCGTACTTAAGCGGGCTTTCGCCATCCTTGACTGCTTCACTTCCGAACAACCGACATTGACCCTGACCCAGATCATGCAACGCACTGGCCTCCCGGCCAGTACCACAAGCAGGCTGCTCAAAGAGCTGACCACCAGCCAGGCCCTGACGCGGGACCGGTTCGGAGCCTACTCAATCGGAACCCGGTTGATGGAAATCGCCCAGTACGCCCAACCCATGCTCAACATCAGGGAATTGGCCTCACCCATCCTCGACAAACTGGCCAGCATGACAGACGAACACATACAGCTGGGCACCCTGGATGGTCTGGAGATGACCGTGCTGGACAGGCGGGAGGGAAAACACAAGATACCGATTTATTACCATATCGGTGATCGCCTTCCATTGGTGCCCACGGCCGTGGGCAGAACCCTTCTGGCCTATGCCTCCACGGAAACAATCGACCTCATCCTGAATGATGAGCAATTCACCTGGCCCACCTGGCAGACGCCCAGGCCCCCAGCTGGTCTGGTTCGTCAGGATCTGGAACGCATTCGGCACCAGCAGGTCGCCCTTCTGAAGGTCCCAGATGCTGCCGTTCATTCGGTCGCCTCTCCCATCTTCGGGAAAACCGGGTCAGTAATCGCCGCAATCGGCATCGTGGTCAACGCCAGCGAACATCAGCTGGAGAGCTACGTGCCCATCATCAAGGCAGGCGCCCGTGCGATAACGCGTCGCGTCACCAGTCCGAAGCCCTGCAGGGTCCTGCCGCCCTGGGAAGGAAACTGA
- a CDS encoding YhgE/Pip domain-containing protein: MKSMWELFTGDLKRITSNIVSIIIVIGLVVIPGLFAWFNVAASWDPFSNTKNLKFAVANVDKGYKSDLIPVKVTVGDQVVNELRANSQLDWTFTSKDDAIDGTKSGKYYASVVIPENFSHDMMTFFSADAHHAKLAYYSNEKTNALAPKVTGQGADQVAGQINEMFAKTITGTALSIASQLADEMDRPEAKTMLTRFTGNVDDVAKELSQASAILNNFDSLSQDAQGLMTSSTQMVDSLSDGANQAGRDLQNANHQVSDVSGALDSTAKSLSDALVASSSSYDAVGSSIDSTFQTANHSVADAAAGLNRESQQVSQQADQYQRIRGALVATTGENSVSQRLDAVILQLRQLSSSLSSTAANVSNRNAQSAQQRQQIKDLAAQAKASISGVSSDFNTKLRPQIKQIASSVNATTATLGSASSQLKSTLSGLRTDTSAVNKDMADVNDMLSSMSATMAKTSDRLTDFTGKLNAALTSGDMDTVRRILGSNDPETLAATLAAPVKLSRTTLYPVQSFGAALTPFYTLIPLWVGSLLMAVTLKITVSRRTREALGDPKPHQLFLGHFGVFAVISLLQSTFSCAGSLLFIRVHAAHPWLFMATGWISGLVYAFFIYTLVASFGNVGKAIGVIYLVMQISGSGGAYPLQVLPGFVSAVNPYLPVSHSIQAMRAAIAGIYMNDYWIEISKLLLFVPPMILLGLVLRKPLVKFNQWYVSKIEATKLME; this comes from the coding sequence ATGAAGTCCATGTGGGAGCTCTTCACCGGTGACCTCAAGCGAATCACCTCCAACATCGTCTCCATCATCATCGTCATAGGGCTCGTCGTGATCCCAGGCCTGTTCGCGTGGTTCAACGTGGCGGCCAGCTGGGACCCCTTCTCCAACACCAAAAACCTCAAGTTCGCGGTAGCAAATGTGGATAAAGGCTATAAATCCGACCTCATCCCGGTCAAGGTGACGGTGGGTGACCAGGTGGTCAACGAGCTGCGCGCCAACAGCCAGCTGGATTGGACCTTCACCTCCAAGGATGACGCCATCGACGGCACTAAATCCGGCAAGTACTACGCCTCCGTCGTCATTCCCGAAAACTTCAGCCACGACATGATGACCTTCTTCTCGGCCGACGCCCACCACGCCAAGCTGGCCTACTACTCAAACGAGAAGACCAACGCCCTGGCCCCTAAGGTCACTGGGCAGGGCGCCGACCAGGTGGCCGGGCAGATCAATGAGATGTTCGCCAAGACCATCACCGGCACCGCGCTGTCCATCGCCTCCCAGCTGGCGGACGAGATGGATCGGCCTGAGGCCAAGACCATGCTGACCCGGTTCACCGGCAACGTGGACGATGTCGCCAAAGAGCTGAGTCAAGCCAGCGCCATCCTCAACAACTTCGACTCCCTTTCCCAGGACGCGCAAGGCCTGATGACATCCTCCACCCAGATGGTCGACTCCTTGTCGGACGGAGCCAACCAGGCCGGACGTGACTTGCAGAACGCCAATCATCAGGTGAGTGACGTGTCCGGCGCGCTCGACTCCACCGCTAAGAGCTTGTCGGATGCCTTGGTCGCCTCATCCTCCTCCTACGATGCGGTGGGCAGCAGCATCGATTCCACCTTCCAAACTGCTAATCATTCAGTGGCGGACGCGGCCGCCGGCCTCAACCGCGAGTCCCAGCAGGTGAGCCAGCAGGCCGACCAGTACCAGCGGATCCGCGGCGCTCTGGTCGCTACCACCGGCGAGAACTCGGTCTCCCAGCGCCTGGACGCGGTGATTTTGCAGCTCCGCCAGCTCAGCTCCTCCCTATCATCCACCGCCGCAAACGTGAGCAACAGGAACGCGCAGTCCGCCCAGCAGCGGCAGCAAATCAAGGATCTGGCCGCCCAGGCCAAAGCTTCGATCTCCGGCGTTTCCAGCGATTTCAACACCAAGCTCAGGCCGCAAATCAAGCAGATCGCATCCTCGGTCAACGCGACCACCGCCACGCTCGGGTCCGCAAGCTCACAGCTCAAGAGCACCTTGAGCGGGTTAAGAACCGACACCAGCGCGGTGAATAAAGACATGGCCGACGTGAACGACATGCTCAGCTCCATGTCAGCCACGATGGCTAAGACCAGCGACCGCCTGACCGACTTCACCGGCAAACTCAACGCCGCCCTGACCAGCGGCGACATGGACACGGTCCGCCGAATCCTGGGCTCCAACGACCCGGAGACGCTGGCCGCCACTCTGGCGGCGCCGGTCAAACTCAGCCGCACAACCCTGTACCCGGTGCAGTCCTTTGGCGCGGCCCTGACCCCCTTCTACACCCTGATCCCCTTGTGGGTGGGCTCCCTGTTGATGGCGGTCACGCTGAAAATCACGGTCTCCCGCCGCACACGCGAAGCCCTAGGCGATCCAAAGCCCCACCAGCTCTTCCTGGGGCACTTTGGCGTGTTCGCGGTGATTTCCCTCCTGCAGTCCACCTTCTCTTGCGCCGGTTCCCTCCTCTTCATCAGAGTCCATGCGGCGCACCCCTGGCTGTTCATGGCCACCGGCTGGATCAGCGGACTGGTTTACGCCTTCTTCATCTACACCCTTGTCGCCTCCTTTGGCAACGTAGGCAAGGCCATAGGCGTGATTTACCTGGTCATGCAGATTTCCGGCTCCGGGGGCGCCTACCCCTTGCAAGTACTGCCAGGCTTCGTCTCAGCGGTCAACCCGTATCTGCCGGTCTCCCACTCAATACAGGCCATGCGCGCCGCAATCGCCGGCATCTACATGAACGACTATTGGATCGAGATCAGCAAGCTCCTCCTCTTCGTGCCGCCCATGATCCTGCTGGGCCTGGTCCTACGCAAGCCCCTAGTCAAGTTCAACCAGTGGTATGTATCCAAGATAGAAGCCACCAAACTCATGGAGTAA
- a CDS encoding YhgE/Pip domain-containing protein, with product MRNVLAIVRRDALRLLRVPAAWVIMFGLVFIPPLYAWFNVLGFWNPYGNTLNIRVAVVNEDKGANSEIMGKVNLGGQIVSQLKSNKQLGWQFVDRDEALDQVKSGRSYAAIIIPRDFSKQLSSVVTDGSARPQLQYYVNEKANAIATKVTDTGAATVDKQVNNTFVSTVSKVVSSAVDTTNENLNQASKAAGNQAESDLAALQGNINKARSTISDVSGQLSQVPNQTQQARIALNQADNLKSDAGRSLSSMSTLLSQAQGELNGFIDSSSTNLDQASSQLGQASAQANVAVSQATGMLAEANGGVGSAIAQAKQLNQSNAQIIKDLEDLGLPNTSGIINQLKAQNQSLGQSIRALEQLNADTGATIASTASLADTLNHATQNSLSASGNARKNIIAGTLPQLNNGLNSLSSASGGLGARLSSQGTTIAQAKAILGQLDQATSSTRQSLASTDSYLSGLQGKLTTLSTDIDALDTANALPQVFGKDGKLDAAKVADFMLSPTVLDTKVLYPVASYGSGMAPLFVNLSLWVGAFVLMVIVKLEVDDEGLDDPTPTERYWGRWLLLAPLAALQGVTTTIGTILIGVQTISAPLFVLTGAITSLIYLSIAYALSTTFMHVGKGLCVVLVILQIPGASGLYPIEMMPSFFRRLYPFFPFTYSINALRETIGGFYRNDWAMDLAKLGVFALLFFVLGIYGRPRLNNLNRLFAREIEDSDMLVGEPVERISSEFSLAQALAVLANKDEYRQAIVARATSFARLYPRLKRGALIAGIVVPAILAVTFSFTSGTMVTALAAWVIWILVIIAFLMAIEMMRDHVVRQIRLGTLSEQTIRGMVFDFDRPRRKIRRRRRAAMPAHLPSDVTNPAAKRD from the coding sequence ATGAGGAACGTGCTTGCCATCGTCAGAAGAGACGCGCTGCGGTTGTTGCGTGTACCTGCGGCATGGGTGATTATGTTCGGCCTCGTCTTCATCCCGCCGCTCTACGCTTGGTTCAACGTCCTTGGCTTCTGGAATCCGTACGGGAACACGCTTAACATCCGCGTGGCCGTAGTGAATGAAGACAAGGGCGCCAACTCCGAAATCATGGGCAAGGTGAACCTGGGCGGCCAAATCGTCTCCCAGCTCAAGTCGAACAAGCAACTGGGCTGGCAGTTCGTGGACCGGGACGAGGCCCTTGACCAGGTCAAGTCGGGCAGGAGTTACGCGGCCATCATCATTCCGCGTGACTTCAGCAAGCAGCTCTCCAGTGTGGTGACCGACGGATCGGCCCGCCCCCAGCTCCAGTATTACGTCAACGAAAAGGCCAACGCCATCGCCACCAAGGTGACCGACACCGGCGCCGCCACGGTCGACAAACAGGTGAATAACACCTTCGTTTCCACCGTCTCCAAGGTGGTTTCCAGCGCGGTCGACACCACCAACGAGAACCTCAACCAGGCAAGTAAAGCGGCCGGCAACCAGGCGGAATCCGATCTCGCGGCCTTGCAGGGCAACATCAACAAAGCCCGCTCGACCATCAGCGATGTAAGCGGCCAACTCTCGCAGGTGCCCAACCAGACCCAGCAGGCGCGCATAGCCCTGAACCAAGCCGACAACCTCAAGAGTGACGCCGGCCGGTCGCTTTCCTCCATGTCCACACTGCTGAGCCAGGCCCAAGGCGAGCTCAACGGGTTCATCGACTCCTCTTCCACGAACCTCGATCAAGCGTCCTCCCAGCTGGGCCAGGCCAGCGCCCAGGCAAACGTGGCCGTCTCCCAGGCGACCGGCATGCTGGCCGAAGCCAATGGTGGCGTAGGTTCGGCGATCGCCCAAGCCAAACAGCTCAACCAGTCGAACGCGCAGATCATCAAGGATTTAGAGGACCTAGGCCTGCCGAACACCAGCGGCATCATCAACCAGCTCAAGGCTCAAAACCAGTCCCTAGGCCAATCAATCAGGGCCCTGGAGCAGCTGAACGCGGACACCGGCGCCACCATCGCCTCCACCGCCTCACTAGCGGACACCCTCAACCACGCCACCCAGAACTCCCTGTCCGCCTCAGGCAACGCCCGCAAAAACATCATCGCCGGAACCCTGCCCCAGCTCAACAACGGCTTGAACTCCCTCTCCTCCGCCTCGGGTGGCCTGGGCGCCAGGCTGAGCTCGCAAGGCACCACCATCGCGCAAGCGAAGGCGATCCTGGGCCAGCTGGATCAGGCCACCTCATCAACCCGCCAGTCCCTGGCCTCCACCGACTCCTACCTTTCCGGGCTGCAAGGCAAACTGACCACCCTCTCCACCGACATCGACGCGCTGGACACCGCCAACGCCCTGCCCCAAGTTTTTGGCAAAGACGGAAAGCTCGATGCGGCGAAAGTGGCGGACTTCATGCTTTCGCCCACCGTGCTCGACACTAAGGTGCTCTACCCGGTGGCTTCCTATGGCTCCGGCATGGCCCCCCTCTTCGTCAACCTCTCGCTATGGGTGGGCGCGTTCGTGCTGATGGTCATCGTCAAGCTGGAGGTGGACGACGAAGGCCTGGACGACCCCACGCCCACGGAGCGCTACTGGGGCCGTTGGCTCCTCCTAGCGCCCCTGGCGGCCCTGCAAGGCGTCACCACCACCATCGGGACCATACTGATCGGCGTGCAGACCATCTCAGCCCCCCTGTTCGTGCTGACCGGCGCAATCACCTCCCTGATATACCTGTCCATCGCCTACGCCCTCTCGACCACGTTCATGCACGTGGGCAAGGGCCTGTGCGTCGTGTTGGTCATCCTGCAGATTCCCGGCGCATCCGGCCTCTACCCCATCGAGATGATGCCCTCCTTCTTCCGCCGGCTCTACCCCTTCTTCCCGTTCACCTACTCAATCAACGCCCTGCGCGAGACGATCGGCGGCTTTTACCGCAACGATTGGGCCATGGACCTGGCCAAGCTCGGTGTATTCGCCCTTCTCTTCTTCGTCCTCGGCATCTACGGGCGGCCCCGGCTCAACAACCTCAATCGCTTGTTCGCCCGCGAAATCGAGGACTCGGACATGCTGGTCGGAGAGCCGGTGGAGCGCATCAGCAGCGAATTCTCCTTGGCCCAGGCCCTGGCCGTGCTCGCCAATAAGGACGAATACCGGCAGGCGATCGTGGCGCGCGCCACCAGCTTCGCCCGGCTGTACCCCCGGCTCAAGCGAGGGGCCCTGATCGCCGGCATCGTCGTGCCCGCCATCCTGGCGGTCACCTTCTCCTTCACTTCCGGCACTATGGTGACCGCCCTGGCGGCCTGGGTCATCTGGATTCTGGTCATCATCGCCTTCCTGATGGCGATTGAGATGATGCGAGACCATGTGGTGCGCCAAATTCGTCTGGGCACTTTGTCCGAGCAGACCATTCGCGGCATGGTCTTCGACTTCGACCGCCCCCGACGCAAGATTCGGCGCAGGCGGCGGGCCGCCATGCCGGCCCACCTGCCTTCGGACGTGACCAATCCCGCGGCCAAGCGGGATTAA
- a CDS encoding Txe/YoeB family addiction module toxin, translating to MILGWTEDAWEDYRYWQSQDRKTLKRINTLILDTLRHPDSGIGKPEPLKWGLQGAWSRRIDSANRLIYTFTATKLTILSARSHYQ from the coding sequence ATGATTCTGGGCTGGACCGAAGACGCTTGGGAGGACTACCGCTACTGGCAGTCCCAGGACCGTAAAACCCTCAAGCGCATCAACACCCTGATTCTCGACACCCTCCGCCATCCCGACTCCGGCATCGGCAAGCCCGAGCCGCTCAAGTGGGGTCTCCAAGGCGCCTGGTCGCGCCGCATAGACTCCGCCAACCGCCTCATATACACCTTCACCGCCACCAAACTGACCATCCTCTCCGCCCGCAGCCACTACCAATAA
- a CDS encoding carbohydrate ABC transporter permease encodes MKEIPDSLLEAARIDGAGTWQVFSRIVMPLSRNTTVTVATYNFVFIWNEFVFANTLMVQSDMKTLPIGLNDFVGMYGQTDLGATYSAIVVSMVPMLILYFFLNRQVISGMVAGAVRG; translated from the coding sequence ATGAAGGAGATACCGGATTCCCTACTGGAGGCCGCCCGTATCGATGGGGCCGGGACCTGGCAGGTGTTCTCCCGGATCGTAATGCCGCTTTCTCGCAATACGACGGTCACCGTGGCGACCTATAACTTCGTTTTCATCTGGAACGAGTTCGTCTTCGCCAACACGCTCATGGTGCAAAGTGACATGAAGACCCTCCCGATCGGCCTGAACGATTTTGTCGGCATGTATGGGCAGACAGATCTTGGAGCCACCTATTCCGCCATTGTCGTGTCGATGGTGCCGATGCTGATCCTGTATTTCTTCCTGAACAGGCAGGTTATTTCCGGCATGGTGGCAGGGGCCGTTCGCGGCTGA
- a CDS encoding MerR family transcriptional regulator produces the protein MQIGEFAHRHQTTKDTVRFYMVAGLLQPSRAGRN, from the coding sequence ATGCAGATCGGCGAATTCGCGCACCGGCATCAGACCACCAAGGACACGGTGCGCTTTTACATGGTGGCTGGGCTGCTGCAGCCCAGCCGAGCAGGCCGCAACTAA
- a CDS encoding MFS transporter yields MTEQDSQTLEASGLTDHDPGYLPPEYPSPGKTIALVLIAAVGLYIMCMSLGTALSLRVAAVMPEQKDAVYSRITSVGSLLMLFVIPLVGGLSDRTTSRFGRRRPWIVGCLLVSLVTAALVGLSDNAWVMGAAYVISVVAMQAGFNAYSVIAVEGVPENRRGTVMGLMGLFGALAFSAGTYLTGALVGNGLLLMTVPILLGLIASIPLLLMYRDPVKDRSEVPSLSVKKLFGGFFVNPRKHPNFGWTWLSRFLVGLAMASMQTYFVYYLISGLHTPLNQVGNKAGLLTLCSAPISVIFFSCSGFLTDRLGRKKPFVIAAAVIMAFALILAGSSHSFTQFLVAWEIFCVGQAMYMTVDLALCAAVLPESKDAGKDMGVFGLALNGANVLVPAVAPFIINMASGNNYPLLWLIGAILSLCSVLIMPLIKGVK; encoded by the coding sequence ATGACTGAACAAGACAGTCAGACCCTTGAGGCCAGTGGTCTGACAGACCACGATCCGGGCTATCTGCCGCCCGAGTATCCCAGCCCCGGCAAGACCATCGCGTTGGTGCTGATTGCCGCTGTCGGCTTGTACATCATGTGCATGAGTCTGGGAACGGCACTTTCCCTGCGCGTGGCAGCCGTCATGCCCGAACAGAAGGATGCCGTTTACAGTCGTATAACCTCGGTGGGCTCCCTGCTGATGTTGTTCGTCATTCCCCTGGTCGGAGGTCTTTCCGATAGGACCACCAGCAGGTTCGGTCGCCGCCGTCCCTGGATTGTCGGTTGCCTCCTGGTTTCGTTGGTGACCGCCGCCTTGGTGGGTCTGTCGGATAACGCCTGGGTGATGGGTGCCGCTTACGTCATTTCGGTTGTGGCTATGCAGGCCGGTTTCAATGCCTACTCGGTCATTGCCGTTGAGGGTGTGCCGGAGAATCGTCGCGGCACGGTCATGGGGTTGATGGGCCTCTTTGGTGCTCTCGCCTTCTCGGCTGGTACCTACCTGACAGGTGCCCTGGTCGGTAATGGTCTCCTCCTGATGACCGTACCAATCCTGCTGGGTTTGATTGCCTCAATTCCGCTGCTCCTCATGTACCGCGATCCGGTCAAGGACCGCAGCGAGGTTCCCTCGCTCAGCGTGAAGAAGCTCTTCGGTGGATTCTTTGTTAATCCCCGGAAACACCCGAACTTCGGATGGACCTGGTTGTCCCGCTTCCTGGTGGGCCTGGCCATGGCCTCCATGCAGACTTATTTCGTGTATTACCTGATTTCCGGCCTGCACACCCCCTTGAACCAGGTGGGTAACAAGGCGGGTCTGCTCACCCTCTGCTCGGCCCCCATCTCGGTCATCTTCTTCTCCTGCTCTGGTTTCCTCACCGATCGTCTGGGCAGGAAGAAGCCCTTCGTGATCGCGGCCGCCGTTATTATGGCCTTTGCCCTGATTCTGGCGGGCTCCTCCCATAGCTTCACCCAGTTCCTGGTTGCCTGGGAGATATTCTGTGTGGGCCAGGCCATGTATATGACTGTCGATTTGGCTCTTTGCGCTGCGGTTCTTCCCGAGAGCAAGGACGCCGGCAAGGACATGGGCGTCTTCGGGTTGGCCCTGAACGGTGCCAATGTTCTGGTTCCGGCGGTGGCTCCCTTCATCATCAACATGGCAAGCGGCAACAACTACCCCCTGCTCTGGCTGATTGGTGCAATACTCAGCCTCTGCAGTGTTCTGATCATGCCGCTTATTAAGGGCGTCAAGTAG
- a CDS encoding VOC family protein — translation MKPMTAFTTDLQHSGMIAWDLDETIKFYTEKMGFELVDTFFNGGNRCAFLRYGHLTIETWEGETAPMTTGAINHWALDAPDIEAAWANAKALNLNIKEKEIQSIPSFWDHGIRYFNIWGPNKETIEFCQIL, via the coding sequence ATGAAACCAATGACGGCGTTTACCACGGATTTACAGCACTCGGGCATGATCGCCTGGGACTTGGACGAGACGATCAAGTTCTACACGGAGAAGATGGGCTTCGAGCTGGTGGACACCTTCTTTAACGGAGGCAACCGCTGCGCCTTCCTGCGCTACGGGCACCTGACGATCGAGACCTGGGAAGGCGAGACCGCGCCGATGACGACGGGCGCCATCAACCACTGGGCCCTGGACGCCCCCGACATCGAGGCCGCCTGGGCCAACGCCAAGGCGCTGAACCTGAACATCAAGGAGAAGGAGATCCAGTCGATCCCCTCCTTCTGGGACCACGGCATCCGCTACTTCAACATCTGGGGCCCCAACAAGGAAACCATCGAATTCTGCCAAATCCTGTGA
- a CDS encoding sodium:solute symporter family transporter: MVIVRVKALGVMLLVPFFLLPDPKIRALRGLWARYRKVTGIWVHAGLQEPCTGSYCMYLVLGLVIGQDIWQRMFTARTPKIARRGTITAGVYAIFYSLAAIMLGMSVYAAGIKLSDPSMAFEAGISAFLPQGVVGLLLAVALAASMSVASGTILACSTVVYDDLYVRFIRRGPSEEISHDSQNQANSSKDAWINRGIALVVGLVTIDVSLAIGDLFKALDLAYAFL; encoded by the coding sequence ATGGTCATAGTTCGTGTTAAGGCTCTGGGAGTCATGCTTCTCGTACCGTTTTTTCTACTCCCCGACCCGAAGATAAGGGCACTACGGGGTTTATGGGCAAGATACCGCAAAGTCACTGGAATCTGGGTACATGCGGGCCTTCAGGAACCTTGTACTGGGTCCTACTGTATGTACTTGGTACTTGGATTGGTGATCGGCCAGGACATCTGGCAGCGGATGTTCACAGCTCGAACTCCGAAGATTGCCCGTAGGGGTACCATAACTGCCGGCGTGTACGCCATCTTCTATTCACTGGCCGCCATTATGCTCGGTATGTCGGTGTATGCCGCCGGCATTAAGCTCAGTGACCCGTCGATGGCGTTTGAAGCTGGTATCTCAGCTTTCCTACCGCAGGGAGTCGTGGGGTTGCTGCTTGCGGTGGCGCTTGCGGCTTCTATGTCCGTGGCCTCCGGGACCATCCTGGCTTGCTCGACGGTGGTCTACGACGATTTGTATGTGCGTTTCATCCGTCGTGGACCTTCGGAGGAGATTTCGCATGACTCGCAGAATCAGGCTAATAGCAGCAAGGACGCGTGGATTAACCGCGGGATAGCGCTGGTGGTTGGATTGGTCACAATCGACGTCTCGCTGGCCATAGGGGACCTGTTCAAAGCGCTCGACCTGGCGTACGCTTTTCTGTAG
- a CDS encoding type II toxin-antitoxin system Phd/YefM family antitoxin — MQAVAYSNFRKSLKAYMHKVNEDADMLLVTNTDPEDNVVVMSADDYDSLMETLRIYQNPYLRDKITRGLAAVAQGQASEHSLVDDDEPERRAAA, encoded by the coding sequence ATGCAGGCCGTAGCGTACAGCAACTTCCGCAAGAGCCTTAAGGCGTACATGCATAAGGTCAACGAGGACGCGGATATGCTCCTGGTGACCAACACCGACCCAGAAGACAACGTGGTCGTGATGAGCGCCGATGATTACGACTCCCTCATGGAGACCCTACGCATCTACCAAAACCCGTATCTGCGCGATAAAATCACCCGCGGTCTGGCAGCGGTAGCTCAGGGCCAGGCCAGCGAACACAGCCTGGTCGACGACGACGAGCCGGAGCGCCGGGCGGCGGCATGA
- a CDS encoding 3-hydroxyacyl-CoA dehydrogenase, producing the protein MSLEHVTVTGGGVLGSQIAYQSAFKGKAVIIYDINDEAIAQVKKRVNGLRDSYKNDIKATDGQFDAGLGRLSFTTDLASAVADADLVIEAVPERPSIKHGLYQNLAKMAPERTIFTSNSSTYVPSTYMEDTGRPDRFLNLHFANQVWKNNTAEIMGSPKTDPAIYQQVVQYAREIGMVPIELKKEQPGYVLNTLLIPLLDAGSYLWGQDIADPHTIDKTWMIGTGAPMGPFGIMDLVGLRTCYNITKEQQGDDPKAQPYLEKMKAMLDEGKLGRESGEGFYHYPNPEFADPAFLKA; encoded by the coding sequence ATGAGCTTGGAACATGTGACCGTAACCGGCGGGGGCGTGCTGGGTAGCCAGATCGCCTACCAGTCGGCTTTTAAGGGTAAGGCCGTCATCATTTACGACATCAATGACGAAGCCATCGCGCAGGTCAAGAAACGCGTGAATGGCCTACGTGATTCTTATAAGAACGACATTAAGGCCACCGACGGGCAGTTCGACGCCGGACTCGGCCGCCTGTCGTTCACTACCGACCTGGCCTCGGCCGTGGCAGATGCGGACCTGGTGATCGAAGCGGTGCCCGAGCGCCCCTCAATCAAGCACGGCCTGTACCAGAACCTGGCCAAGATGGCCCCTGAGCGCACCATTTTCACTAGCAATTCCTCCACCTACGTGCCCTCCACTTACATGGAGGATACCGGCCGGCCGGACCGCTTCCTCAACCTCCACTTCGCCAACCAGGTCTGGAAGAACAACACCGCCGAGATCATGGGCTCGCCCAAGACGGACCCGGCGATATACCAGCAGGTCGTGCAGTACGCGCGCGAAATCGGGATGGTGCCGATCGAGCTGAAGAAGGAGCAGCCGGGCTATGTCCTCAACACCTTGCTGATCCCGCTGCTGGATGCCGGCAGTTACCTCTGGGGCCAGGACATCGCCGACCCGCACACCATCGATAAGACCTGGATGATCGGCACGGGCGCCCCCATGGGCCCGTTCGGGATCATGGACCTGGTAGGCCTGCGCACTTGCTACAACATCACCAAGGAGCAGCAGGGCGACGACCCTAAGGCCCAGCCTTACCTGGAGAAGATGAAGGCCATGCTGGACGAGGGCAAACTAGGCCGCGAGTCGGGTGAGGGCTTCTATCATTACCCCAACCCCGAGTTCGCCGACCCCGCTTTCCTCAAGGCCTGA